A single Ketogulonicigenium vulgare WSH-001 DNA region contains:
- a CDS encoding DUF2312 domain-containing protein, translating into MTSAEIKEIVEEYETLAEERSGVGDRMSEVMARAKARGYDTKILRRIIALRKRHADDLAEEETILEIYKSALGM; encoded by the coding sequence GTGACCTCGGCCGAAATCAAAGAGATTGTCGAAGAATATGAAACGCTGGCCGAAGAGCGTTCCGGCGTCGGAGACCGTATGAGCGAGGTGATGGCGCGCGCGAAGGCAAGAGGATACGACACAAAGATTTTGCGTCGGATCATCGCGCTGCGCAAGCGTCATGCCGATGACTTGGCTGAGGAAGAAACCATCCTCGAAATCTACAAATCAGCATTGGGAATGTGA